The Verrucomicrobium spinosum DSM 4136 = JCM 18804 genome includes a region encoding these proteins:
- a CDS encoding chorismate-binding protein, producing the protein MMDLALFRLPDGKAWIGEGPFAEAAEPPPGDAFYVNDFALSSPTPWKIPSRLTEVPAGALPEHFSVTKIQPRIVWQKPATEWFKMAFRRIRKDVLSHKLRKMVPVLTESGTVMGQSGQADLTPLLNRVMDAPLGLWGYARIEGKKGFLGATPELLLRKEGSRLETMALAGTAKPNGRESFVTDAKEIEEHELVAGFLQDALAPLGKVQRGPRQTSEAAGLTHFRTEVAVELEGNPDLNSLVRRLHPTPAVGCLPRDAASLEKLSEYRRQLQAPEFFGAPFGLKIGNTFHAVVSIRGIGWDGDKVMLSSGCGIVGGSAFDHEWRELRLKRESVARLLGL; encoded by the coding sequence ATGATGGATCTCGCATTATTCAGGCTTCCAGACGGAAAGGCATGGATCGGGGAGGGGCCGTTTGCGGAAGCAGCGGAGCCGCCGCCCGGTGATGCCTTCTATGTGAACGACTTCGCACTTTCCAGCCCGACCCCTTGGAAGATTCCCTCCCGCCTCACCGAGGTGCCCGCCGGAGCGTTGCCGGAGCACTTTTCTGTGACCAAAATCCAGCCCCGAATCGTGTGGCAAAAGCCCGCCACAGAGTGGTTCAAGATGGCATTCCGCCGCATCCGCAAGGACGTGCTCTCCCACAAGCTGCGCAAGATGGTGCCCGTGCTCACGGAGTCCGGTACCGTGATGGGGCAGAGTGGTCAAGCAGACCTCACCCCCCTGCTCAATCGCGTGATGGATGCCCCCCTGGGCCTGTGGGGATACGCCCGGATCGAAGGCAAAAAGGGCTTTCTCGGAGCCACCCCTGAACTCCTCCTGCGCAAGGAGGGCTCCCGCCTGGAAACCATGGCCCTGGCGGGTACCGCCAAGCCCAATGGCCGCGAGAGTTTTGTCACCGACGCCAAGGAGATCGAGGAGCACGAACTCGTGGCCGGTTTCCTCCAGGACGCCCTGGCCCCCCTGGGCAAGGTGCAAAGAGGGCCGCGCCAGACCAGCGAGGCTGCCGGGCTCACCCACTTCCGCACCGAGGTGGCCGTGGAACTGGAGGGCAATCCCGATCTCAACAGCCTTGTTCGCCGCCTGCATCCCACGCCTGCCGTGGGCTGCCTGCCGCGGGATGCCGCGAGCCTGGAAAAGCTCAGCGAGTACCGTCGCCAGCTTCAGGCCCCGGAATTCTTCGGCGCGCCTTTTGGCCTCAAGATTGGCAACACCTTCCATGCCGTGGTCTCCATTCGCGGCATTGGCTGGGATGGCGACAAAGTCATGCTCTCCAGCGGCTGTGGCATTGTGGGCGGCAGCGCCTTTGATCACGAATGGCGGGAACTGCGCCTGAAGCGCGAGTCCGTGGCCCGTCTCCTGGGGCTGTAG
- the menD gene encoding 2-succinyl-5-enolpyruvyl-6-hydroxy-3-cyclohexene-1-carboxylic-acid synthase encodes MADPATSGSGNANARVVAQLLAELDALGVAEYCVAAGARNAPLLAVILDRAEAHNLTVRHFFEERCASFFALGRAMETRKPVAVITTSGTAVAELYPAVMEACYQGAPLVVVTADRPSRYRGSGAPQAVEQEGIFARYVVRTVELEDRADGSFVQAESISARPGPVHFNVCLEEDLIADLPEASPAAPPYEAPEALAILVAHDWDAFWEAHGSLAVVAAGIHPDDVPAAVEFLAALQAPIVAEATSNLLGESRLTPCLQPASERVLKQLNPQRVLRLGAVPSWRWWRDLEDRPEVRVLNVSRAPFRGLARTEHVSLVPWETLALPIPAPPENTIHQPAVPAIDSFLESLPLSEPAWMRHLANQVSPGATVFLGNSLPIREWNLAVPTLPAGCRAWANRGANGIDGLVSTWLGVAAEAAESWLIIGDLSTLYDLSAPWILAQLPPAKRRLVIINNGGGKIFSRVAWLKNAGPEARKVMENSHSLTFAPWAQMWGMGYKLITRLEDLTAAQNTADPSACTVWEVRPDAEQTAEFWKQL; translated from the coding sequence ATGGCTGATCCCGCCACCTCTGGCTCTGGCAACGCGAACGCCCGCGTGGTCGCTCAGTTGCTGGCGGAACTGGATGCGCTGGGCGTGGCGGAGTACTGCGTGGCCGCCGGGGCGCGCAATGCGCCGTTGCTTGCAGTCATTCTGGATCGCGCTGAAGCGCACAACCTCACGGTGCGCCACTTCTTTGAGGAACGTTGCGCCTCCTTCTTCGCGCTCGGCCGCGCCATGGAGACCCGCAAGCCCGTGGCCGTCATCACCACCAGCGGCACTGCGGTGGCTGAGCTGTACCCCGCTGTGATGGAGGCCTGTTACCAGGGGGCACCCCTCGTGGTCGTGACCGCCGACCGCCCCTCGCGATACCGTGGCAGCGGCGCTCCCCAGGCCGTCGAGCAGGAGGGCATCTTTGCCAGGTACGTGGTGCGCACCGTGGAGCTCGAAGATCGGGCCGATGGCAGCTTCGTGCAGGCGGAGTCCATCTCGGCCCGGCCGGGGCCGGTGCATTTCAATGTCTGCCTGGAGGAGGATCTGATCGCAGATCTCCCCGAGGCCAGCCCGGCGGCTCCGCCCTATGAAGCGCCCGAAGCGCTGGCAATTCTTGTGGCGCATGACTGGGACGCGTTCTGGGAGGCTCATGGCTCCCTCGCCGTGGTGGCGGCGGGCATTCATCCAGATGACGTCCCGGCGGCAGTGGAATTCCTCGCCGCACTCCAGGCTCCGATCGTCGCGGAAGCCACGTCCAACCTCCTCGGCGAATCCCGCCTGACACCCTGCCTGCAGCCCGCCAGCGAGCGGGTGCTGAAGCAGCTCAATCCGCAGCGTGTCCTCCGGCTCGGTGCCGTTCCCTCCTGGCGCTGGTGGCGGGACCTGGAGGACCGGCCTGAAGTGCGCGTGCTCAACGTCAGTCGAGCCCCCTTCCGCGGCCTGGCCCGGACGGAGCATGTCTCGCTGGTGCCGTGGGAGACGCTCGCTCTCCCCATCCCGGCCCCGCCTGAAAACACGATCCATCAGCCTGCTGTCCCAGCGATCGATAGTTTCCTTGAATCCCTCCCGCTCTCAGAGCCCGCCTGGATGCGGCACCTCGCCAATCAGGTCTCACCGGGGGCCACCGTATTCCTGGGCAACAGCCTGCCCATCCGTGAGTGGAACCTGGCCGTGCCCACGCTTCCTGCCGGATGCCGCGCCTGGGCGAATCGAGGAGCCAACGGCATCGATGGCCTTGTGTCCACCTGGCTGGGCGTCGCCGCAGAGGCGGCAGAGTCCTGGCTTATCATCGGTGACCTCAGCACCCTCTACGACCTCAGCGCCCCCTGGATTCTCGCCCAGCTTCCACCCGCGAAGCGCCGCCTCGTCATCATCAACAACGGAGGCGGCAAGATCTTCTCCCGCGTGGCCTGGCTGAAGAACGCTGGCCCCGAGGCCCGTAAGGTGATGGAAAACTCCCACTCCCTCACCTTCGCCCCCTGGGCCCAGATGTGGGGCATGGGCTACAAGCTAATCACCCGTCTCGAAGACCTGACAGCTGCACAAAACACGGCGGATCCGTCAGCGTGTACGGTGTGGGAAGTGCGTCCTGATGCGGAGCAGACGGCGGAGTTTTGGAAACAATTATGA
- a CDS encoding CNNM domain-containing protein, with protein sequence MIAFVIVISIVLAFILSGVESALLTISRVRVRHSAEAGDKSAARLLVLLEHRVELLHTVTALNHCFTLLAYLLSVRELVRHLDGWGWLAAVVVLTPLFLVLLELLPKQLFYRYPLGVLRLLTKPLKLLLTIARPWLSLGNLFQSRVLNDVPEEGDQRSMASLAKTVESLCVLRPLVGSMLHKAGRLQEVCAQDAMMPLKQVTALFPEMAVTSALVLCREQNHSWRPVMGTNGALLGWLDVAALPSRIQPDKMVRQFMRPLSQMKTSESALRCLQALRKRGEPIAAVVNDQGEAVGVLTQQALLGIILATNGNGNGSGAKK encoded by the coding sequence ATGATCGCGTTCGTCATCGTCATCAGCATTGTCCTGGCCTTCATCCTCTCCGGGGTGGAGAGCGCCCTCCTCACCATCAGTCGTGTGCGCGTACGTCACTCTGCCGAGGCAGGGGACAAGTCTGCCGCCCGACTGCTGGTGCTGCTGGAGCACCGCGTGGAGCTTCTGCACACCGTCACCGCCCTGAACCACTGCTTCACCCTGCTGGCCTACCTTTTGAGCGTGAGAGAGCTGGTGCGCCACCTGGACGGCTGGGGCTGGCTGGCGGCCGTGGTGGTGCTGACGCCGCTCTTCCTCGTGCTGCTGGAACTCCTGCCCAAGCAGCTTTTTTACCGCTATCCACTGGGCGTGCTGCGACTGCTGACGAAGCCTCTGAAGCTGCTGCTGACCATCGCCCGGCCATGGCTCTCACTCGGTAATCTCTTCCAGTCCCGCGTGCTCAATGACGTGCCTGAAGAGGGTGACCAGCGCAGCATGGCCTCCCTGGCCAAAACGGTGGAATCCCTCTGTGTGCTGCGTCCCTTGGTGGGGAGCATGCTGCACAAAGCGGGCCGCCTGCAGGAGGTGTGCGCCCAGGATGCCATGATGCCCCTCAAGCAAGTGACCGCCCTCTTTCCCGAGATGGCCGTCACCAGCGCGCTGGTGCTGTGCCGGGAGCAGAACCACTCCTGGCGTCCCGTGATGGGGACCAACGGGGCCCTGCTCGGCTGGCTGGATGTCGCCGCCCTGCCCTCCCGCATCCAGCCCGACAAGATGGTGCGCCAGTTCATGCGCCCCCTTTCCCAGATGAAGACCTCAGAGTCCGCCCTGCGCTGCCTGCAAGCCCTGCGCAAACGTGGCGAACCCATCGCAGCCGTGGTGAATGATCAAGGCGAAGCCGTGGGCGTGCTGACGCAACAGGCGCTGCTGGGGATCATTCTCGCGACAAATGGCAACGGGAATGGGAGCGGAGCGAAGAAATGA
- a CDS encoding transporter associated domain-containing protein gives MSLLVPVILSLAFVVLLYVAASFSALETALFVLRKKGPPAEGVPGVRGRAQHAPEIKDPLSALPEVLLLGSFCNLVLATIGLWLVLGPLRGLGGNPWVSGLSLFGTGFVVVEFLPNALALRSPTRTLRRTLPLFLAVRGFCRPVTRHLRQFSEGLATFFAPKKVKPRHNLLPEEVETLIDMREEQGALGTDEAALLRAVIDLDGLTVRDAMTPRVDLLLMPHDAGEMEALNTLESSRQRFVPVYDEKQDAIAYLVDVQRWKLAGRPHWSTLTVEPTFVPKTILLVEAWRQHLPAEDSAAVVVDEYGGFEGLLTREKFVEMLLSKAAPAPGNTVGIQPIGPDRYLVQGHTRLEEVERELGITLPPSESVDTVAGLVMNRFGYPPKPGEQLTLEQVVIKVKRTSRARILQLELQVLETTEEDGGGKGS, from the coding sequence ATGAGTCTGCTGGTGCCTGTCATACTATCCCTCGCCTTCGTGGTGCTGCTCTATGTGGCAGCCAGTTTTTCGGCGCTGGAGACGGCATTGTTTGTCCTGCGCAAGAAAGGCCCCCCTGCGGAAGGTGTGCCGGGCGTGCGAGGCCGGGCCCAGCATGCGCCAGAGATCAAGGACCCCCTCTCCGCCCTGCCGGAGGTTCTGCTCCTCGGCAGCTTTTGCAATCTCGTGCTGGCCACCATCGGCCTCTGGCTGGTCCTGGGTCCCCTGCGCGGACTGGGTGGCAACCCATGGGTCAGCGGCCTAAGCCTCTTTGGCACCGGCTTTGTGGTCGTGGAATTCCTGCCCAATGCGCTGGCCTTGCGCTCCCCCACCCGCACCCTGCGGCGTACCCTGCCGCTCTTCCTGGCCGTGCGCGGTTTTTGCCGGCCCGTCACCCGGCACCTGCGGCAGTTTAGCGAGGGACTGGCCACGTTCTTCGCCCCCAAGAAGGTGAAGCCCCGCCATAACCTCCTGCCGGAGGAGGTGGAGACCCTCATCGACATGCGGGAGGAGCAGGGCGCACTGGGAACGGATGAAGCCGCGCTGCTGCGGGCGGTGATCGATCTCGACGGCCTGACGGTGCGTGATGCCATGACCCCACGGGTGGATCTGCTGCTCATGCCGCATGATGCGGGCGAGATGGAAGCCCTGAACACCCTGGAGAGCAGTCGCCAGCGCTTCGTCCCCGTGTACGATGAGAAGCAGGACGCCATCGCCTACCTGGTGGATGTGCAGCGCTGGAAGCTGGCTGGCCGCCCCCACTGGAGCACACTGACGGTGGAACCCACCTTCGTACCCAAGACGATCCTGCTCGTGGAAGCCTGGCGTCAGCATCTGCCTGCGGAAGACTCGGCCGCCGTGGTGGTGGACGAGTACGGCGGGTTCGAGGGGCTGCTCACCCGCGAGAAGTTCGTGGAAATGCTCCTTTCCAAAGCCGCACCCGCCCCTGGCAACACCGTCGGGATCCAGCCCATCGGCCCGGACCGCTATCTGGTGCAGGGCCACACCCGCCTGGAGGAAGTGGAACGTGAGCTGGGCATCACCCTCCCGCCTTCAGAAAGTGTGGACACGGTGGCCGGCCTGGTGATGAACCGGTTTGGCTACCCGCCCAAGCCCGGCGAACAGCTCACGCTGGAGCAGGTGGTCATCAAGGTGAAGCGCACCTCACGTGCCCGCATCCTGCAGCTGGAACTGCAGGTATTGGAAACAACGGAAGAAGATGGCGGGGGGAAAGGATCATGA